The genomic interval ATTGGTCACTGCACCCCATTTTATGCCGCACCTTGCACTTCAGGAGATTATATCGATGATTTTAGTTTTAATACCCTGGATCATCAAAACTCAGGTTGTAATGGGCAACCAAACAATTATATTAATTTAAATCCACTGTATGTGTTAACAACCGCCGTAGTGAAAGGTCAGACGTATCCCATCAGCATGCAATCCGGGCCAAGTGCACAGGGCTTTGGCGTGTGGATCGATTATAATGATGACCAGGATTTTAATGATAGCGGTGAGTTTGTATATGCTTCGCCTACCTACGGAACAGGCATATTTAAGGGTACAGTTACCATTCCTGCTACTATTACAGCAGGATACAAACGAGTGCGCATACGAAGCAAATTTGGGGCTGTGGTTACAAGCGGTCAAGCATGTGAGCAGTTTGCTTTAGGCGAAACCCAGGACTATACTATTACGGTTGCCAATCCGGTAGTAGCTACTTCGCAATGGAACAAGCGCTTTGGCGGCAGTGGGGCAGATAACTTTAGTGTAGTCATTAAAACTTCAGATGGCGGCTATCTGTTAGGCGGACACTCAACTTCTGCTATATCTGGTGACAGAACTCAGGGTACGCAAGGGGCACAGGATTACTGGATTGTAAAAACGGATGCTTCCGGCAATAAGCAGTGGGACAAACGCTTTGGTGGTTCTGCCGGAGATTATCTCAATACGATCATCCGCACTTCGGATGGCGGCTACTTGTTAGGAGGAAACTCAATGTCAGGTATCAGTGGAGATAAAACGCAGGCTTCTCAAGGCGGACAGGATTATTGGGTAGTCAAGATTACTTCTACCGGCACCAAACAATGGGACAAACGATTCGGGGTAGTGGCAATGATGACCTGCGTACTTTGCATCAATTGTCGACAGGAGAATATATTCTGACAGGGTATTCTCAGTCTGGTATCTCTGGTGATAAGAGTCAGGCTTCGCAAGGGGCAACCGATTATTGGGTGATCAAGATCAGCTCTACCGGAGGGAAAATATGGGATAAACGCTTTGGTGGATCGGGTGATGACTGGGTAGAAGCATCGGTTGTGAATTCAGATGGCAGCATTGTACTGGCTGGAAGGTCAGCTTCAGGGGTAAGTGGAGACAAGAGTCAGGCTTCACAGGGCGGCAGAGACTTCTGGGTGATCAAGATCAACTCCACAGGAAGCAAAGTATGGGACAAGCGTTTTGGCGGCACAGGCAATGAAGATGCCAACGCAATGGTAGCTACTTCAGATGGCTACTTGATAGGAGGCTTATCTACTTCGGGCATATCTGGAGACAAGTCTCAATCTTCACAAGGTGGCAGTGATTTCTGGATTATCAAGATCAACTTAAGCGGTACCAAGTTGTGGGATAAACGCTTCGGTGGAACACTTACAGAAGATCTCAGATCGATTATTAAGACCACAGATGGTGGGTTTTTATTAGGCGGTAAATCAGATTCAGGCGTGAGTGGAGATAAGTCGCAGGGCTCACAAGGAGGCACCGATTACTGGAGTGTGAAAATCAACTCATCCGGCACCAGGCAGTGGGACAAACGCTTTGGGGGTTCTGTGGCCGAAGAGTTAAGAACGGTGATTCAGACTTCCGATGGCGGCTACTTATTAGCAGGCAGATCTGATTCTGGCATCTCTGGAGACAGAACCCAGGCTTCGCAAGGCGGTACTGATTACTGGATGGTCAAAGTATCTTCCAGCGGTGGAGCTGGCTTAATAGCTTCTGCCAGAACCGAAGCTGAACAGGCATCAGAAGAGATGGAGATAAGCATGGGTTTAAAAGCTGATCCGAATCCATTTACTGAGAAAATCACCATTAGCTTTACTTTGCCACAAACCGAGCAAGTACGCTTGAAAGTATACAACAGCCAGGGATTAGAAGTCAGTACCTTGTTTGAAGGCGAAGCCGAGAAAGACAAAGCCTATGAGTTTGAATGGAATGCTAACGATCAGAATCCTGGCATGTATATTATCCGTTTGGGTAGTGAAAGCAAGATGGAATCCAGGAAAGTAATTCTTGTCAGATAATTTCACTTAAAAGGTTAGTACAAAGCCGGATATAAGTATATCCGGCTTTTTCTTTATATGTTTTACTTAGCCTATTGGTGCTACTTGGCTGTCCAGCCACCATCTACGGTGAGTATGGTACCTACCATATAGGTAGCTGCCTCACTTGCCAGAAGTAGAGCTGCTCCCTGTATTTCTTTTAATTCTGCCCACCGGCCCAGTGCAGTAGCGCCTACTACAAATTTCTTAGCTTCATCAGAGTCAGCGATAGGCAAATTCATTTCAGTCAGGAATGGTCCAGGACAAATGGCATTTACATTTATGTTGAATGGAGCAAGTTCTAAGGCAAGCGCCCTGGTCATTTGTACTACCGCCCCTTTACTGGCTGTGTAGGGAGTCCGGTTGGCTAAGCCGACCAAACCAAGTGTACTGGCCAAGTTAATAATTTTTCCGGCACCCACTCCTTTCATATGCGGAATTACTGCCCGGCAGGCGAGCCAGGTGCCATTCACATTCACTTCCATTACTTTGTTAAAATCGTCCAGGCTGAGCTGGTCAATGGCTCCCCGGATATTAATGCCGGCACTATTGATCAGAATATCAATTCTTCCGAATATGTTCAAGGCTTCCTGAACCATCGCTTCTGTCTGTGCTTGACTGGTAATATCTGCCGGGAAAGAAACTGCTTTCACCCCATATTGCTGACTCAATGACGTTGCGGCTGCTTCGCCTTCTGCTGCATTCCGGTTGACCAGCATCAGATTTGCTCCTGCCGAAGCAAGCCCAGCCGCCATCGCCAGACCCAGGCCTTTGGAACCACCTGTAACAATAGCTGTTTTTCCGCTCAGATCAAATAATTTTATTCCAGGAAGTGTTTCTATACTCATACTAAATAGTTCTAGGTAATGATTAAATAGTTTCTGCCCAATACTTACAGGCTTTCGCAAATAAACAATACTTTACCGCTTTGTACTATCAGAAGAGAAAATAATTCTATTCACTCACTTTCTGTTCCCATTTAAATCATTAACGTTTTGGTATAAATATTTTGCAAGTACAAGTAGAAGATGTTTTCAATCGTTGTTAGAAGGCCATTTATTTCATAAAAGCTGAATTGGTTTACTGCGTATTGTGAGTCAATATGTTTTGAGAATAATGTTGTGTAATGTGTTTAATTCAGATTTAACTCGTTTTTGCTATAGGCCAGGCAGGATACAATATTATCTTCTTCTGCTTTTAGTTTTTCTTCCGCTGTCAGTTGAGAAACCCTGGGAAGTTCAGGCTTATAGGGATGCGATTTTACCATACGTAAAGTCCGGGCAAGTGCAGTTGGTGATATACCTTCAAAAGTAGTCCAGTATTCATCTTTCAGACAAGGTATTTCCAAAGGATCACGGGTGATCATTTCCAGGTTAAAGGTTACGTTGGGATTATTTTTTTTGCACAGCGCCACAATTCTGGGCAGATCCAGTATTCCTTTTCCCAGTGGAACTTCCGACAATAGAAAACCATCTGCATATTCGGCTACAGCCATGTCTTTTACATGAGTACTTACTGCATACGGAACCAGAGTCTCTACCACTTCCATCGGATCTTCCAGCAGGGCAATACTATTTCCAAAATCCAGGGTAACACCCACCCATTCACTGCTTACTTGTTTTAATAAAGCCGCCAGTTCAGGTGCCAGCCATTCTTTGTGGTTTTCTACGCCTAGTTTGATCTTGTGTTTTTTGAGAACTGGTTCAGAAAGTTGCAGAGCGAGCAAGGCGCTTTTTTGAAAGGCTTCGAATTCTTGCTGGGACTTAAATGTTTCATACCGCCTTCCGCCCAGGCTAACGGTGCGTAAAATCTGAGCTCCGGCTTCTCTGGCATTCGCCACTTCTTTTTCAAACGTGGCTACATCTTCCGCTTTTTTAGGCAAGCCAATAGATCCTTCCATATACAAACCCAGCTTTTCTCTCCTGGTACGTACTTTTTTAACAAAATCTGCCGACCAGTCTTTTACCACTACCTGTATGCCTCCGGCTCCAATCTGATGGCAATGTTCGAGCAGGTCGATGGCGTTGGTAAAAGCGGGATAAGCCTGGCTGGGCGTTTTTGAATTCCACCGGCTGGCATAGGAATGTACCACTACGCCCATAGGTATCCCTTTGAGAAAATTTGGGATTACTGGAAAAGACAGTGCCATGGCACCAAAGGCTGTTTTCTGTAAAAAATCTCTTCTATGCATTATGTTTAAGTTTAGTAGTCATTTGTTAATGGTTATTAGTTAGAAATCTGCTTGTACAGACTAGACTTATCCTGTATTGGCTACATATCATATCAATCAATTTTCAGGTTAGGATAAGGATTTTCAAGACTAGATTTTCGCCATACACTTCTTTTAGACATTTCTAATGCATCCTGGATATTAAAGTCAATTCCTAATTTATCTAGTAAAAAATCAGCATCGTTTAATCTGGTTTCCTCTTGATACATTACTTGCCCTGAGGTCTCTTTAGCTAAAAAATAAGCTGCTTTGTTTCCAAGGATTTCACTACTTGCCTTGATTTCTAAAATCAGCGGATTAATATTTATAGGGTTAATATCTATAACTTCATTTTTATTCTCCCGGCTTGCAATATACAACTCGGTCCAATCCCTGCTGGCTGGGTTAAAAGAATTTCCGTCTGAATCAATATTATGAAAATCAGACCAAATAAAAGATTTTAACAATCGAAAATCCGGTCTTGGCCCATTAATCAATACTTTAATTTTGTAAGTAAGCATGAACTCATTAATCCATTTATCTTGCAATCAACTTTATAATTGACAACTGACCAATCATCAATTATTTCCCTCCACTGCCAGTATTTGCTTTCCCCTCCAGAATATGCTGGTTTAGCTCTTTGGCCGTCCAGGGTTGAACCCGTCCTTGTGAAGTATGCCTGGTGCCGCCTACCAGTCCACGGCTTACCGGACCGGCATCGTTGCCCCATTCATTGCGGATATAAGTTAAAATCGCTGTAATAGCGCCGTCATCCATGGTAGAATGTGCCGGCAT from Rhodocytophaga rosea carries:
- a CDS encoding T9SS type A sorting domain-containing protein, with protein sequence MGQTIRGSGNDDLRTLHQLSTGEYILTGYSQSGISGDKSQASQGATDYWVIKISSTGGKIWDKRFGGSGDDWVEASVVNSDGSIVLAGRSASGVSGDKSQASQGGRDFWVIKINSTGSKVWDKRFGGTGNEDANAMVATSDGYLIGGLSTSGISGDKSQSSQGGSDFWIIKINLSGTKLWDKRFGGTLTEDLRSIIKTTDGGFLLGGKSDSGVSGDKSQGSQGGTDYWSVKINSSGTRQWDKRFGGSVAEELRTVIQTSDGGYLLAGRSDSGISGDRTQASQGGTDYWMVKVSSSGGAGLIASARTEAEQASEEMEISMGLKADPNPFTEKITISFTLPQTEQVRLKVYNSQGLEVSTLFEGEAEKDKAYEFEWNANDQNPGMYIIRLGSESKMESRKVILVR
- a CDS encoding SDR family NAD(P)-dependent oxidoreductase, producing MSIETLPGIKLFDLSGKTAIVTGGSKGLGLAMAAGLASAGANLMLVNRNAAEGEAAATSLSQQYGVKAVSFPADITSQAQTEAMVQEALNIFGRIDILINSAGINIRGAIDQLSLDDFNKVMEVNVNGTWLACRAVIPHMKGVGAGKIINLASTLGLVGLANRTPYTASKGAVVQMTRALALELAPFNINVNAICPGPFLTEMNLPIADSDEAKKFVVGATALGRWAELKEIQGAALLLASEAATYMVGTILTVDGGWTAK
- a CDS encoding sugar phosphate isomerase/epimerase family protein, which codes for MHRRDFLQKTAFGAMALSFPVIPNFLKGIPMGVVVHSYASRWNSKTPSQAYPAFTNAIDLLEHCHQIGAGGIQVVVKDWSADFVKKVRTRREKLGLYMEGSIGLPKKAEDVATFEKEVANAREAGAQILRTVSLGGRRYETFKSQQEFEAFQKSALLALQLSEPVLKKHKIKLGVENHKEWLAPELAALLKQVSSEWVGVTLDFGNSIALLEDPMEVVETLVPYAVSTHVKDMAVAEYADGFLLSEVPLGKGILDLPRIVALCKKNNPNVTFNLEMITRDPLEIPCLKDEYWTTFEGISPTALARTLRMVKSHPYKPELPRVSQLTAEEKLKAEEDNIVSCLAYSKNELNLN